The following coding sequences are from one Triticum aestivum cultivar Chinese Spring chromosome 5A, IWGSC CS RefSeq v2.1, whole genome shotgun sequence window:
- the LOC123102401 gene encoding nucleobase-ascorbate transporter 3 codes for MGEMNHQPGVPPPVGVPPPMGMQPMMNAPVGAGAMHQPYEQFNQLNYCVHSNPSWVQVAGLAFLHYLVMLGSTVMLVSIIVPAMGGGPGEKARVIQAFLFVSGINTLLQTLVGTRLPTVMNASFAFVVPVLSIARQFNTNDFESNHERFVHTMRATQGALIVASILNMILGYSRAWGAFAKKFSPVIMTPVVCVVGLGLFQIGFPQVGKCVEIGLPMLILAIVVQQYAPLYFRHIHERTTFLFERYSLLLCIGIVWAFAAILTAAGAYNHVSLKTQQHCRTDKSFLISSAPWIKISYPFHWGPPIFTAGHSFGMMGAVLVSSFESTGAHFATARLAGATPPPAHVLTRSIGLQGIGIFLAGLCGAPAGSSVSVENIGLLGLTKVGSRRVIQISTGFMIFFSIFGKFGAFFASIPLPIFAAIYCILFGIVAAVGISFSQFANKNSMRNIYIIGLSLFLGISIPQYFAEYTASAGRGPARTNAGWFNDIINTVFASGPTVALIVASLLDNTLEPRANENDRGLSWFMPFLRRRKGYSDPRNEEFYSYPIRVHDLVPHRFL; via the exons ATGGGCGAGATGAACCACCAGCCCGGGGTGCCGCCGCCGGTGGGCGTGCCACCGCCCATGGGGATGCAGCCCATGATGAACGCTCCGGTTGGCGCCGGCGCCATGCACCAGCCCTACGAGCAGTTCAACCAACTCAACTACTGCGTCCACTCCAATCCTTCCTGGG TTCAGGTAGCAGGGCTTGCATTCCTCCACTACCTAGTGATGTTGGGCTCTACTGTCATGCTTGTGTCAATTATTGTTCCTGCAATGGGTGGTGGTCCT GGTGAGAAGGCTCGTGTTATTCAAGCATTCCTGTTTGTGAGTGGCATTAATACTCTGCTCCAAACACTCGTTGGGACACGGCTTCCAACAGTTATGAATGCCTCCTTCGCATTTGTTGTCCCAGTGCTGTCAATAGCCAGACAGTTTAACACAAACGACTTTGAAAGTAATCATGAG AGATTCGTTCACACAATGAGAGCAACTCAAGGGGCTCTAATTGTTGCTTCAATCCTCAACATGATTCTTGGATACAGCAGAGCATGGGGGGCATTTGCCAA GAAATTCAGTCCTGTAATAATGACTCCTGTTGTTTGTGTCGTTGGTCTTGGACTATTTCAAATTGGCTTTCCTCAG GTTGGAAAATGTGTTGAGATTGGGTTGCCAATGCTAATTCTTGCGATTGTTGTGCAACAG TATGCGCCACTTTACTTCAGACATATCCATGAGCGCACAACCTTCTTGTTTGAGAGGTATTCGTTGCTTCTTTGTATCGGCATCGTGTGGGCCTTTGCAGCTATCCTTACTGCTGCTGGTGCATACAACCATGTTTCGCTCAAGACACAACAGCACTGCCGCACTGACAAGTCTTTCCTTATATCATCTGCACCATG GATCAAAATTTCATACCCCTTCCATTGGGGTCCACCAATCTTCACTGCAGGTCATTCATTTGGAATGATGGGTGCTGTGCTTGTTTCATCTTTTGAG TCAACCGGTGCACACTTTGCAACTGCACGTCTAGCCGGTGCAACACCACCCCCAGCTCATGTTCTTACTCGAAGTATTGGTTTACAG GGCATTGGGATATTCCTGGCAGGACTGTGTGGTGCTCCAGCCGGTTCATCTGTATCAGT CGAAAACATCGGGCTACTTGGATTAACAAAAGTTGGAAGTAGGAGAGTGATCCAGATATCAACTGGCTTCATGATATTCTTCTCCATATTTG GGAAGTTTGGGGCGTTCTTCGCATCAATCCCGTTGCCAATCTTCGCGGCAATTTACTGCATCTTGTTTGGTATCGTAG CTGCTGTGGGAATCTCGTTCAGCCAGTTTGCAAACAAAAACTCCATGAGGAACATCTACATCATTGGACTATCGTTGTTCCTTGGCATCTCGATCCCTCAATATTTCGCGGAGTACACCGCTTCTGCTGGCCGCGGACCTGCCCGAACAAATGCAGGATGG TTCAATGACATCATCAACACAGTTTTTGCCTCCGGCCCAACGGTGGCGCTGATCGTCGCGTCGCTTCTGGACAACACTCTGGAGCCCCGTGCCAACGAGAACGACCGAGGGCTCTCATGGTTCATGCCATTTCTGCGCCGCCGTAAAGGGTACTCGGACCCCAGGAACGAGGAGTTCTACAGCTACCCGATCCGGGTCCATGACTTGGTTCCGCACCGGTTTCTCTGA